In a single window of the Thunnus albacares chromosome 1, fThuAlb1.1, whole genome shotgun sequence genome:
- the dhcr7 gene encoding 7-dehydrocholesterol reductase encodes MNGAVAMEATRRRTQHSANGKTSEQGEEPAQWGRAWEVDWFSLISVIALLCFAPFIVFYFVMACDQYQCSISQPLFELFRGETTLLSIWARAPSFTWSAAKIYSIWVAFQVFLYMCVPDVTHKFIPGFVGGVQDGARTPAGLINKYEINGLQCWLITHALWFANAHYFHWFSPTIIFDNWIPLMWCANILGYAVSTFAFIKAYLFPTNSEDCKFTGNIFYNYMMGIEFNPRIGKWFDFKLFFNGRPGIVAWTLINLSYMAKQQELYGYVTNSMILVNVLQAIYVLDFFWNEAWYLKTIDICHDHFGWYLGWGDCVWLPYLYTLQGLYLVYHPVQLSNIHALAVLLLGLVGYYIFRSTNHQKDLFRRTEGSCSIWGRKPTYIECSYRSADGGIHRSKLLTSGFWGTARHFNYTGDLMGSLAYCAACGFGHILPYFYIVYMTILLVHRCVRDEHRCSSKYGKDWKRYTDAVPYRLIPGVF; translated from the exons ATGAATGGTGCAGTGGCCATGGAGGCCACCAGGAGACGAACCCAGCACAGTGCCAATGGGAAAACATCCGAACAGGGAGAGGAGCCAGCACAGTGGGGGAGAGCATG GGAGGTGGACTGGTTTTCCCTGATCAGCGTGATCGCCCTCCTTTGCTTTGCCCCTTTCATCGTCTTCTACTTTGTGATGGCCTGTGACCAGTACCAGTGCTCCATCAGCCAGCCTCTGTTTGAGCTGTTTCGAGGAGAGACCACACTGCTCTCCATCTGGGCCCGGGCACCTTCCTTCACCTGGTCAGCTGCCAAGATATATTCCATATGGGTGGCCTTCCAG GTGTtcctgtatatgtgtgttcCTGATGTCACCCACAAGTTTATTCCTGGCTTTGTTGGCGGCGTGCAGGATGGAGCAAGAACTCCTGCCG GCCTGATTAACAAGTATGAGATCAACGGGCTGCAGTGCTGGCTGATCACTCATGCCCTGTGGTTTGCAAACGCCCACTACTTCCACTGGTTCTCTCCCACCATCATCTTCGACAACTGGATCCCGCTGATGTGGTGCGCCAACATACTGGGCTACGCTGTGTCCACCTTTGCTTTCATAAAGGCCTACCTCTTCCCCACCAACTCTGAGGACTG TAAGTTCACAGGGAACATCTTTTACAACTACATGATGGGAATCGAGTTCAACCCCCGCATTGGCAAATGGTTTGACTTCAAGCTGTTCTTCAATGGCCGACCCGGCATTGTAGCCTGGACTCTCATCAATCTGTCTTACATGGCCAAGCAGCAAGAACTGTACGGCTACGTCACAAACTCCATGATTCTGGTCAACGTGCTGCAG GCCATTTATGTGTTGGATTTCTTCTGGAATGAAGCGTGGTACCTGAAGACCATTGATATCTGCCATGACCACTTTGGATGGTATCTGGGCTGGGGAGACTGTGTCTGGCTGCCATATCTGTACACACTGCAG GGTCTGTACCTGGTGTACCACCCAGTCCAGCTCTCCAACATCCACGCCCTGGCCGTCCTGTTGCTCGGTCTGGTTGGATACTACATCTTCCGCTCCACCAACCACCAGAAGGACCTGTTCCGACGCACCGAGGGCTCCTGTTCCATCTGGGGCCGCAAACCAACATACATTGAGTGCTCATACCGCTCCGCTGACGGCGGCATCCACCGCAGTAAGCTTCTGACATCAGGCTTCTGGGGCACGGCACGGCACTTCAACTACACCGGCGACCTGATGGGTTCGCTGGCGTATTGTGCCGCCTGCGGCTTCGGCCACATACTGCCGTACTTCTACATCGTTTACATGACCATCCTGCTGGTCCACCGCTGCGTGCGCGACGAGCACCGCTGTAGCAGCAAGTACGGCAAGGATTGGAAACGCTACACTGATGCTGTACCTTACCGGCTCATCCCTGGGGTGTTttag